The Phoenix dactylifera cultivar Barhee BC4 chromosome 15, palm_55x_up_171113_PBpolish2nd_filt_p, whole genome shotgun sequence genome contains a region encoding:
- the LOC103707955 gene encoding RNA cytosine-C(5)-methyltransferase NSUN2-like isoform X3, protein MGGGQKRGRTQRRHFKQNRDNVWKHNPKKTHTDGPTTDDPNRSWETFANQNPGFEEYYKEQGIVPEDEWEEFLSLLRKPLPAAFRINASSQFFPDILSQLGNDFMKSLEAEVNDEHEIEAIRPLPWYPGNLAWHLNFSRMQLRKNQALERFHEFLKQENEVGNITRQEAVSMVPPLFLDVLPNHCILDMCAAPGSKTFQLLEIIHQSTKPGLLPNGLIIANDVDVQRCNLLIHQTKRMCSANLIVTNHEAQHFPSCALTMDHMETFKGGQEELKANILQFDRVLCDVPCSGDGTLRKAPDIWRKWNAGMGNGIHRLQVEIAMRGIALLKVGGRMVYSTCSMNPVEDEAVVAEILRRSGGSVELVDVSSELPELIRRPGLKTWKVKDKGLWLTSYKDVPIHRRSVISPSMFPSNQSCRGSPVSCDGAQEEVEVLGTNTGKENITNLRMRDQDYKSKEHETHCGDSRNNKVQTDTGETAKKLEEVSSNKSPAAEELDGDSKVEFSTFPLERCMRILPHDQNSGAFFISVLQKLSHLHGNSASDTKQSNNIRNKVSAAVGENHKDELKAEIKPSEDLHHQTVAEAASSAKLIGDQSKENSNTNNMCSKVRDSKEVVACGEGETGQVGKKNVKGKLQIQGKWRGVDPVVLFTDETTINSIRSFYGINECFALDGHLVTRNNDANHMKRIYYVSKSVHDILQLNFSVGQRLKITSLGLKIFERQKPKDDSSPCLFRLSSEGLPLLLPYISKQILYASFVDFQHLLQYRTVKFADFVDASFGEKASNLMSGCCVVVLNEGNQITDNIVADASTIAIVCWKGKTNVSILVSPLDAKELLERLAVRFGSERGTLLEENETNSEIDTIKNSEDAESTDDFEMADQEGL, encoded by the exons ATGGGCGGCGGGCAGAAGCGTGGCCGCACGCAGCGGCGGCACTTCAAGCAGAACCGGGACAACGTCTGGAAACACAACCCCAAGAAGACGCACACCGATGGCCCCACCACCGACGACCCCAACCGCTCGTGGGAGACCTTCGCCAACCAAAACCCCGGATTTGAGGAGTACTACAAG GAGCAAGGCATTGTGCCTGAAGATGAGTGGGAAGAATTCCTTTCTTTACTCCGGAAGCCGCTGCCAGCTGCATTTAGAATCAATGCCAG TAGCCAGTTTTTTCCGGACATTTTATCACAGCTGGGGAATGACTTCATGAAATCCCTGGAGGCTGAG GTTAATGATGAACATGAAATAGAAGCTATCAGGCCTTTGCCTTGGTATCCCGGGAATCTTGCCTGGCATTTAAATTTTTCCAGGATGCAACTTAGGAAAAACCAAGCACTTGAGAG GTTCCATGAGTTTCTAAAGCAGGAAAATGAGGTTGGCAACATAACAAGGCAGGAAGCTGTTAGCATG GTACCTCCGTTGTTCTTGGATGTACTTCCGAATCACTGTATTCTTGATA TGTGTGCAGCTCCCGGATCTAAAACTTTCCAGTTGCTTGAAATTATACACCAATCAACTAAACCTGGATTACTGCCCAATGGGCTG ATAATAGCTAATGATGTTGATGTTCAAAGATGCAATCTCCTCATCCACCAGACAAAAAGGATGTGCAGTGCCAACTTGATAGTAACAAATCATGAGGCTCAGCACTTTCCTAGTTGTGCTTTAACAATGGATCATATGGAGACTTTCAAAGGAGGACAAGAAGAACTGAAAGCAAACATTTTGCAATTTGATCGTGTTTTATGTGACGTTCCTTGCAGTGGTGATGGCACTCTGCGTAAGGCTCCTGATATTTGGAGAAAATG GAATGCAGGAATGGGGAATGGTATTCATCGTCTCCAAGTGGAGATCGCTATGCGTG GTATAGCTTTGCTTAAAGTGGGTGGAAGAATGGTTTACTCTACTTGCTCAATGAATCCAGTGGAAGATGAGGCTGTTGTAGCTGAG ATTCTTCGGAGAAGTGGGGGGTcagttgagcttgttgatgtctCGTCTGAGCTACCTGAATTGATCCGCCGCCCTGGTCTTAAGACATGGAAG GTAAAAGATAAAGGTCTATGGCTAACTTCTTATAAAGATGTCCCTATCCATAGGAGGAGTGTGATATCACCAAGCATGTTTCCTTCTAATCAAAGCTGCAGAGGGAGTCCCGTGTCATGTGATGGTGCTCAAGAGGAAGTAGAAGTACTTGGTACTAATACTGGGAAGGAGAATATTACCAATCTGAGAATGAGAGATCAGGATTATAAAAGCAAAGAACATGAAACTCACTGTGGGGACTCGCGAAATAATAAAGTGCAGACAGACACCGGTGAAACTGCAAAGAAATTGGAGGAAGTTTCCAGCAACAAAAGTCCAGCTGCTGAAGAACTAGATGGCGATTCCAAAGTTGAATTTTCAACTTTTCCGCTTGAGCGCTGCATGAGGATCCTTCCTCATGATCAAAACAGTGGAGCATTTTTCATTTCTGTTCTTCAGAAGCTATCCCATTTGCATGGTAATTCAG CTAGTGATACAAAGCAGTCAAATAATATTAGGAATAAGGTATCAGCAGCTGTGGGTGAAAACCATAAGGATGAACTTAAGGCAGAGATTAAGCCATCTGAAGATCTACACCATCAAACTGTTGCTGAAGCAGCTTCCAGTGCCAAGTTAATAGGTGATCagtcaaaagaaaattcaaacacTAATAATATGTGTTCCAAAGTTAGAGACTCAAAGGAAGTGGTTGCTTGTGGTGAAGGGGAGACTGGCCAAGTGGGAAAGAAAAACGTCAAGGGAAAGTTACAGATACAGGGCAAGTGGAGAGGGGTTGATCCTGTTGTACTTTTCACAGATGAAACTACTATTAACAGTATAAGATCCTTCTATGGTATCAATGAATGTTTTGCCCTTGATGGTCACCTTGTGACTCGAAATAATGATGCTAATCATATGAAGAGGATTTATTATGTATCAAAATCAGTTCATGATATCCTCCAGCTAAACTTCAGTGTTGGGCAACGACTTAAGATAACGTCTCTTGGCCTTAAGATTTTT GAGAGACAAAAACCAAAGGATGACTCATCACCATGTTTGTTCCGATTATCATCCGAAGGATTACCATTGCTGCTTCCATACATCAGCAAACAGATCTTGTATGCATCCTTTGTGGACTTTCAGCACCTTCTACAGTACAGGACCGTCAAATTCGCAGATTTTGTCGATGCCAGCTTTGGTGAGAAGGCTTCGAATTTGATGTCAGGTTGCTGCGTGGTGGTGCTTAATGAAG GAAACCAAATAACAGATAATATTGTGGCAGATGCCTCGACAATTGCCATTGTTTGCTGGAAAGGCAAGACGAATGTGAGCATCCTAGTCTCGCCATTGGATGCTAAAGAACTACTGGAAAGGCTAGCTGTGCGTTTTGGAAGTGAAAGAGGCACATTGTTGGAAGAAAATGAGACCAATTCCGAGATTGATACAATAAAAAACTCTGAGGATGCTGAATCTACTGACGACTTTGAGATGGCTGATCAGGAAGGTTTGTGA
- the LOC103707955 gene encoding RNA cytosine-C(5)-methyltransferase NSUN2-like isoform X1, protein MGGGQKRGRTQRRHFKQNRDNVWKHNPKKTHTDGPTTDDPNRSWETFANQNPGFEEYYKEQGIVPEDEWEEFLSLLRKPLPAAFRINASSQFFPDILSQLGNDFMKSLEAEVNDEHEIEAIRPLPWYPGNLAWHLNFSRMQLRKNQALERFHEFLKQENEVGNITRQEAVSMVPPLFLDVLPNHCILDMCAAPGSKTFQLLEIIHQSTKPGLLPNGLIIANDVDVQRCNLLIHQTKRMCSANLIVTNHEAQHFPSCALTMDHMETFKGGQEELKANILQFDRVLCDVPCSGDGTLRKAPDIWRKWNAGMGNGIHRLQVEIAMRGIALLKVGGRMVYSTCSMNPVEDEAVVAEILRRSGGSVELVDVSSELPELIRRPGLKTWKVKDKGLWLTSYKDVPIHRRSVISPSMFPSNQSCRGSPVSCDGAQEEVEVLGTNTGKENITNLRMRDQDYKSKEHETHCGDSRNNKVQTDTGETAKKLEEVSSNKSPAAEELDGDSKVEFSTFPLERCMRILPHDQNSGAFFISVLQKLSHLHGNSASDTKQSNNIRNKVSAAVGENHKDELKAEIKPSEDLHHQTVAEAASSAKLIGDQSKENSNTNNMCSKVRDSKEVVACGEGETGQVGKKNVKGKLQIQGKWRGVDPVVLFTDETTINSIRSFYGINECFALDGHLVTRNNDANHMKRIYYVSKSVHDILQLNFSVGQRLKITSLGLKIFERQKPKDDSSPCLFRLSSEGLPLLLPYISKQILYASFVDFQHLLQYRTVKFADFVDASFGEKASNLMSGCCVVVLNEDCALVAGNQITDNIVADASTIAIVCWKGKTNVSILVSPLDAKELLERLAVRFGSERGTLLEENETNSEIDTIKNSEDAESTDDFEMADQEGL, encoded by the exons ATGGGCGGCGGGCAGAAGCGTGGCCGCACGCAGCGGCGGCACTTCAAGCAGAACCGGGACAACGTCTGGAAACACAACCCCAAGAAGACGCACACCGATGGCCCCACCACCGACGACCCCAACCGCTCGTGGGAGACCTTCGCCAACCAAAACCCCGGATTTGAGGAGTACTACAAG GAGCAAGGCATTGTGCCTGAAGATGAGTGGGAAGAATTCCTTTCTTTACTCCGGAAGCCGCTGCCAGCTGCATTTAGAATCAATGCCAG TAGCCAGTTTTTTCCGGACATTTTATCACAGCTGGGGAATGACTTCATGAAATCCCTGGAGGCTGAG GTTAATGATGAACATGAAATAGAAGCTATCAGGCCTTTGCCTTGGTATCCCGGGAATCTTGCCTGGCATTTAAATTTTTCCAGGATGCAACTTAGGAAAAACCAAGCACTTGAGAG GTTCCATGAGTTTCTAAAGCAGGAAAATGAGGTTGGCAACATAACAAGGCAGGAAGCTGTTAGCATG GTACCTCCGTTGTTCTTGGATGTACTTCCGAATCACTGTATTCTTGATA TGTGTGCAGCTCCCGGATCTAAAACTTTCCAGTTGCTTGAAATTATACACCAATCAACTAAACCTGGATTACTGCCCAATGGGCTG ATAATAGCTAATGATGTTGATGTTCAAAGATGCAATCTCCTCATCCACCAGACAAAAAGGATGTGCAGTGCCAACTTGATAGTAACAAATCATGAGGCTCAGCACTTTCCTAGTTGTGCTTTAACAATGGATCATATGGAGACTTTCAAAGGAGGACAAGAAGAACTGAAAGCAAACATTTTGCAATTTGATCGTGTTTTATGTGACGTTCCTTGCAGTGGTGATGGCACTCTGCGTAAGGCTCCTGATATTTGGAGAAAATG GAATGCAGGAATGGGGAATGGTATTCATCGTCTCCAAGTGGAGATCGCTATGCGTG GTATAGCTTTGCTTAAAGTGGGTGGAAGAATGGTTTACTCTACTTGCTCAATGAATCCAGTGGAAGATGAGGCTGTTGTAGCTGAG ATTCTTCGGAGAAGTGGGGGGTcagttgagcttgttgatgtctCGTCTGAGCTACCTGAATTGATCCGCCGCCCTGGTCTTAAGACATGGAAG GTAAAAGATAAAGGTCTATGGCTAACTTCTTATAAAGATGTCCCTATCCATAGGAGGAGTGTGATATCACCAAGCATGTTTCCTTCTAATCAAAGCTGCAGAGGGAGTCCCGTGTCATGTGATGGTGCTCAAGAGGAAGTAGAAGTACTTGGTACTAATACTGGGAAGGAGAATATTACCAATCTGAGAATGAGAGATCAGGATTATAAAAGCAAAGAACATGAAACTCACTGTGGGGACTCGCGAAATAATAAAGTGCAGACAGACACCGGTGAAACTGCAAAGAAATTGGAGGAAGTTTCCAGCAACAAAAGTCCAGCTGCTGAAGAACTAGATGGCGATTCCAAAGTTGAATTTTCAACTTTTCCGCTTGAGCGCTGCATGAGGATCCTTCCTCATGATCAAAACAGTGGAGCATTTTTCATTTCTGTTCTTCAGAAGCTATCCCATTTGCATGGTAATTCAG CTAGTGATACAAAGCAGTCAAATAATATTAGGAATAAGGTATCAGCAGCTGTGGGTGAAAACCATAAGGATGAACTTAAGGCAGAGATTAAGCCATCTGAAGATCTACACCATCAAACTGTTGCTGAAGCAGCTTCCAGTGCCAAGTTAATAGGTGATCagtcaaaagaaaattcaaacacTAATAATATGTGTTCCAAAGTTAGAGACTCAAAGGAAGTGGTTGCTTGTGGTGAAGGGGAGACTGGCCAAGTGGGAAAGAAAAACGTCAAGGGAAAGTTACAGATACAGGGCAAGTGGAGAGGGGTTGATCCTGTTGTACTTTTCACAGATGAAACTACTATTAACAGTATAAGATCCTTCTATGGTATCAATGAATGTTTTGCCCTTGATGGTCACCTTGTGACTCGAAATAATGATGCTAATCATATGAAGAGGATTTATTATGTATCAAAATCAGTTCATGATATCCTCCAGCTAAACTTCAGTGTTGGGCAACGACTTAAGATAACGTCTCTTGGCCTTAAGATTTTT GAGAGACAAAAACCAAAGGATGACTCATCACCATGTTTGTTCCGATTATCATCCGAAGGATTACCATTGCTGCTTCCATACATCAGCAAACAGATCTTGTATGCATCCTTTGTGGACTTTCAGCACCTTCTACAGTACAGGACCGTCAAATTCGCAGATTTTGTCGATGCCAGCTTTGGTGAGAAGGCTTCGAATTTGATGTCAGGTTGCTGCGTGGTGGTGCTTAATGAAG ATTGTGCTCTGGTTGCAGGAAACCAAATAACAGATAATATTGTGGCAGATGCCTCGACAATTGCCATTGTTTGCTGGAAAGGCAAGACGAATGTGAGCATCCTAGTCTCGCCATTGGATGCTAAAGAACTACTGGAAAGGCTAGCTGTGCGTTTTGGAAGTGAAAGAGGCACATTGTTGGAAGAAAATGAGACCAATTCCGAGATTGATACAATAAAAAACTCTGAGGATGCTGAATCTACTGACGACTTTGAGATGGCTGATCAGGAAGGTTTGTGA
- the LOC103707955 gene encoding RNA cytosine-C(5)-methyltransferase NSUN2-like isoform X2, with product MGGGQKRGRTQRRHFKQNRDNVWKHNPKKTHTDGPTTDDPNRSWETFANQNPGFEEYYKEQGIVPEDEWEEFLSLLRKPLPAAFRINASSQFFPDILSQLGNDFMKSLEAEVNDEHEIEAIRPLPWYPGNLAWHLNFSRMQLRKNQALERFHEFLKQENEVGNITRQEAVSMVPPLFLDVLPNHCILDMCAAPGSKTFQLLEIIHQSTKPGLLPNGLIIANDVDVQRCNLLIHQTKRMCSANLIVTNHEAQHFPSCALTMDHMETFKGGQEELKANILQFDRVLCDVPCSGDGTLRKAPDIWRKWNAGMGNGIHRLQVEIAMRGIALLKVGGRMVYSTCSMNPVEDEAVVAEILRRSGGSVELVDVSSELPELIRRPGLKTWKVKDKGLWLTSYKDVPIHRRSVISPSMFPSNQSCRGSPVSCDGAQEEVEVLGTNTGKENITNLRMRDQDYKSKEHETHCGDSRNNKVQTDTGETAKKLEEVSSNKSPAAEELDGDSKVEFSTFPLERCMRILPHDQNSGAFFISVLQKLSHLHASDTKQSNNIRNKVSAAVGENHKDELKAEIKPSEDLHHQTVAEAASSAKLIGDQSKENSNTNNMCSKVRDSKEVVACGEGETGQVGKKNVKGKLQIQGKWRGVDPVVLFTDETTINSIRSFYGINECFALDGHLVTRNNDANHMKRIYYVSKSVHDILQLNFSVGQRLKITSLGLKIFERQKPKDDSSPCLFRLSSEGLPLLLPYISKQILYASFVDFQHLLQYRTVKFADFVDASFGEKASNLMSGCCVVVLNEDCALVAGNQITDNIVADASTIAIVCWKGKTNVSILVSPLDAKELLERLAVRFGSERGTLLEENETNSEIDTIKNSEDAESTDDFEMADQEGL from the exons ATGGGCGGCGGGCAGAAGCGTGGCCGCACGCAGCGGCGGCACTTCAAGCAGAACCGGGACAACGTCTGGAAACACAACCCCAAGAAGACGCACACCGATGGCCCCACCACCGACGACCCCAACCGCTCGTGGGAGACCTTCGCCAACCAAAACCCCGGATTTGAGGAGTACTACAAG GAGCAAGGCATTGTGCCTGAAGATGAGTGGGAAGAATTCCTTTCTTTACTCCGGAAGCCGCTGCCAGCTGCATTTAGAATCAATGCCAG TAGCCAGTTTTTTCCGGACATTTTATCACAGCTGGGGAATGACTTCATGAAATCCCTGGAGGCTGAG GTTAATGATGAACATGAAATAGAAGCTATCAGGCCTTTGCCTTGGTATCCCGGGAATCTTGCCTGGCATTTAAATTTTTCCAGGATGCAACTTAGGAAAAACCAAGCACTTGAGAG GTTCCATGAGTTTCTAAAGCAGGAAAATGAGGTTGGCAACATAACAAGGCAGGAAGCTGTTAGCATG GTACCTCCGTTGTTCTTGGATGTACTTCCGAATCACTGTATTCTTGATA TGTGTGCAGCTCCCGGATCTAAAACTTTCCAGTTGCTTGAAATTATACACCAATCAACTAAACCTGGATTACTGCCCAATGGGCTG ATAATAGCTAATGATGTTGATGTTCAAAGATGCAATCTCCTCATCCACCAGACAAAAAGGATGTGCAGTGCCAACTTGATAGTAACAAATCATGAGGCTCAGCACTTTCCTAGTTGTGCTTTAACAATGGATCATATGGAGACTTTCAAAGGAGGACAAGAAGAACTGAAAGCAAACATTTTGCAATTTGATCGTGTTTTATGTGACGTTCCTTGCAGTGGTGATGGCACTCTGCGTAAGGCTCCTGATATTTGGAGAAAATG GAATGCAGGAATGGGGAATGGTATTCATCGTCTCCAAGTGGAGATCGCTATGCGTG GTATAGCTTTGCTTAAAGTGGGTGGAAGAATGGTTTACTCTACTTGCTCAATGAATCCAGTGGAAGATGAGGCTGTTGTAGCTGAG ATTCTTCGGAGAAGTGGGGGGTcagttgagcttgttgatgtctCGTCTGAGCTACCTGAATTGATCCGCCGCCCTGGTCTTAAGACATGGAAG GTAAAAGATAAAGGTCTATGGCTAACTTCTTATAAAGATGTCCCTATCCATAGGAGGAGTGTGATATCACCAAGCATGTTTCCTTCTAATCAAAGCTGCAGAGGGAGTCCCGTGTCATGTGATGGTGCTCAAGAGGAAGTAGAAGTACTTGGTACTAATACTGGGAAGGAGAATATTACCAATCTGAGAATGAGAGATCAGGATTATAAAAGCAAAGAACATGAAACTCACTGTGGGGACTCGCGAAATAATAAAGTGCAGACAGACACCGGTGAAACTGCAAAGAAATTGGAGGAAGTTTCCAGCAACAAAAGTCCAGCTGCTGAAGAACTAGATGGCGATTCCAAAGTTGAATTTTCAACTTTTCCGCTTGAGCGCTGCATGAGGATCCTTCCTCATGATCAAAACAGTGGAGCATTTTTCATTTCTGTTCTTCAGAAGCTATCCCATTTGCATG CTAGTGATACAAAGCAGTCAAATAATATTAGGAATAAGGTATCAGCAGCTGTGGGTGAAAACCATAAGGATGAACTTAAGGCAGAGATTAAGCCATCTGAAGATCTACACCATCAAACTGTTGCTGAAGCAGCTTCCAGTGCCAAGTTAATAGGTGATCagtcaaaagaaaattcaaacacTAATAATATGTGTTCCAAAGTTAGAGACTCAAAGGAAGTGGTTGCTTGTGGTGAAGGGGAGACTGGCCAAGTGGGAAAGAAAAACGTCAAGGGAAAGTTACAGATACAGGGCAAGTGGAGAGGGGTTGATCCTGTTGTACTTTTCACAGATGAAACTACTATTAACAGTATAAGATCCTTCTATGGTATCAATGAATGTTTTGCCCTTGATGGTCACCTTGTGACTCGAAATAATGATGCTAATCATATGAAGAGGATTTATTATGTATCAAAATCAGTTCATGATATCCTCCAGCTAAACTTCAGTGTTGGGCAACGACTTAAGATAACGTCTCTTGGCCTTAAGATTTTT GAGAGACAAAAACCAAAGGATGACTCATCACCATGTTTGTTCCGATTATCATCCGAAGGATTACCATTGCTGCTTCCATACATCAGCAAACAGATCTTGTATGCATCCTTTGTGGACTTTCAGCACCTTCTACAGTACAGGACCGTCAAATTCGCAGATTTTGTCGATGCCAGCTTTGGTGAGAAGGCTTCGAATTTGATGTCAGGTTGCTGCGTGGTGGTGCTTAATGAAG ATTGTGCTCTGGTTGCAGGAAACCAAATAACAGATAATATTGTGGCAGATGCCTCGACAATTGCCATTGTTTGCTGGAAAGGCAAGACGAATGTGAGCATCCTAGTCTCGCCATTGGATGCTAAAGAACTACTGGAAAGGCTAGCTGTGCGTTTTGGAAGTGAAAGAGGCACATTGTTGGAAGAAAATGAGACCAATTCCGAGATTGATACAATAAAAAACTCTGAGGATGCTGAATCTACTGACGACTTTGAGATGGCTGATCAGGAAGGTTTGTGA
- the LOC103707955 gene encoding RNA cytosine-C(5)-methyltransferase NSUN2-like isoform X4, which yields MGGGQKRGRTQRRHFKQNRDNVWKHNPKKTHTDGPTTDDPNRSWETFANQNPGFEEYYKEQGIVPEDEWEEFLSLLRKPLPAAFRINASSQFFPDILSQLGNDFMKSLEAEVNDEHEIEAIRPLPWYPGNLAWHLNFSRMQLRKNQALERFHEFLKQENEVGNITRQEAVSMVPPLFLDVLPNHCILDMCAAPGSKTFQLLEIIHQSTKPGLLPNGLIIANDVDVQRCNLLIHQTKRMCSANLIVTNHEAQHFPSCALTMDHMETFKGGQEELKANILQFDRVLCDVPCSGDGTLRKAPDIWRKWNAGMGNGIHRLQVEIAMRGIALLKVGGRMVYSTCSMNPVEDEAVVAEILRRSGGSVELVDVSSELPELIRRPGLKTWKVKDKGLWLTSYKDVPIHRRSVISPSMFPSNQSCRGSPVSCDGAQEEVEVLGTNTGKENITNLRMRDQDYKSKEHETHCGDSRNNKVQTDTGETAKKLEEVSSNKSPAAEELDGDSKVEFSTFPLERCMRILPHDQNSGAFFISVLQKLSHLHASDTKQSNNIRNKVSAAVGENHKDELKAEIKPSEDLHHQTVAEAASSAKLIGDQSKENSNTNNMCSKVRDSKEVVACGEGETGQVGKKNVKGKLQIQGKWRGVDPVVLFTDETTINSIRSFYGINECFALDGHLVTRNNDANHMKRIYYVSKSVHDILQLNFSVGQRLKITSLGLKIFERQKPKDDSSPCLFRLSSEGLPLLLPYISKQILYASFVDFQHLLQYRTVKFADFVDASFGEKASNLMSGCCVVVLNEGNQITDNIVADASTIAIVCWKGKTNVSILVSPLDAKELLERLAVRFGSERGTLLEENETNSEIDTIKNSEDAESTDDFEMADQEGL from the exons ATGGGCGGCGGGCAGAAGCGTGGCCGCACGCAGCGGCGGCACTTCAAGCAGAACCGGGACAACGTCTGGAAACACAACCCCAAGAAGACGCACACCGATGGCCCCACCACCGACGACCCCAACCGCTCGTGGGAGACCTTCGCCAACCAAAACCCCGGATTTGAGGAGTACTACAAG GAGCAAGGCATTGTGCCTGAAGATGAGTGGGAAGAATTCCTTTCTTTACTCCGGAAGCCGCTGCCAGCTGCATTTAGAATCAATGCCAG TAGCCAGTTTTTTCCGGACATTTTATCACAGCTGGGGAATGACTTCATGAAATCCCTGGAGGCTGAG GTTAATGATGAACATGAAATAGAAGCTATCAGGCCTTTGCCTTGGTATCCCGGGAATCTTGCCTGGCATTTAAATTTTTCCAGGATGCAACTTAGGAAAAACCAAGCACTTGAGAG GTTCCATGAGTTTCTAAAGCAGGAAAATGAGGTTGGCAACATAACAAGGCAGGAAGCTGTTAGCATG GTACCTCCGTTGTTCTTGGATGTACTTCCGAATCACTGTATTCTTGATA TGTGTGCAGCTCCCGGATCTAAAACTTTCCAGTTGCTTGAAATTATACACCAATCAACTAAACCTGGATTACTGCCCAATGGGCTG ATAATAGCTAATGATGTTGATGTTCAAAGATGCAATCTCCTCATCCACCAGACAAAAAGGATGTGCAGTGCCAACTTGATAGTAACAAATCATGAGGCTCAGCACTTTCCTAGTTGTGCTTTAACAATGGATCATATGGAGACTTTCAAAGGAGGACAAGAAGAACTGAAAGCAAACATTTTGCAATTTGATCGTGTTTTATGTGACGTTCCTTGCAGTGGTGATGGCACTCTGCGTAAGGCTCCTGATATTTGGAGAAAATG GAATGCAGGAATGGGGAATGGTATTCATCGTCTCCAAGTGGAGATCGCTATGCGTG GTATAGCTTTGCTTAAAGTGGGTGGAAGAATGGTTTACTCTACTTGCTCAATGAATCCAGTGGAAGATGAGGCTGTTGTAGCTGAG ATTCTTCGGAGAAGTGGGGGGTcagttgagcttgttgatgtctCGTCTGAGCTACCTGAATTGATCCGCCGCCCTGGTCTTAAGACATGGAAG GTAAAAGATAAAGGTCTATGGCTAACTTCTTATAAAGATGTCCCTATCCATAGGAGGAGTGTGATATCACCAAGCATGTTTCCTTCTAATCAAAGCTGCAGAGGGAGTCCCGTGTCATGTGATGGTGCTCAAGAGGAAGTAGAAGTACTTGGTACTAATACTGGGAAGGAGAATATTACCAATCTGAGAATGAGAGATCAGGATTATAAAAGCAAAGAACATGAAACTCACTGTGGGGACTCGCGAAATAATAAAGTGCAGACAGACACCGGTGAAACTGCAAAGAAATTGGAGGAAGTTTCCAGCAACAAAAGTCCAGCTGCTGAAGAACTAGATGGCGATTCCAAAGTTGAATTTTCAACTTTTCCGCTTGAGCGCTGCATGAGGATCCTTCCTCATGATCAAAACAGTGGAGCATTTTTCATTTCTGTTCTTCAGAAGCTATCCCATTTGCATG CTAGTGATACAAAGCAGTCAAATAATATTAGGAATAAGGTATCAGCAGCTGTGGGTGAAAACCATAAGGATGAACTTAAGGCAGAGATTAAGCCATCTGAAGATCTACACCATCAAACTGTTGCTGAAGCAGCTTCCAGTGCCAAGTTAATAGGTGATCagtcaaaagaaaattcaaacacTAATAATATGTGTTCCAAAGTTAGAGACTCAAAGGAAGTGGTTGCTTGTGGTGAAGGGGAGACTGGCCAAGTGGGAAAGAAAAACGTCAAGGGAAAGTTACAGATACAGGGCAAGTGGAGAGGGGTTGATCCTGTTGTACTTTTCACAGATGAAACTACTATTAACAGTATAAGATCCTTCTATGGTATCAATGAATGTTTTGCCCTTGATGGTCACCTTGTGACTCGAAATAATGATGCTAATCATATGAAGAGGATTTATTATGTATCAAAATCAGTTCATGATATCCTCCAGCTAAACTTCAGTGTTGGGCAACGACTTAAGATAACGTCTCTTGGCCTTAAGATTTTT GAGAGACAAAAACCAAAGGATGACTCATCACCATGTTTGTTCCGATTATCATCCGAAGGATTACCATTGCTGCTTCCATACATCAGCAAACAGATCTTGTATGCATCCTTTGTGGACTTTCAGCACCTTCTACAGTACAGGACCGTCAAATTCGCAGATTTTGTCGATGCCAGCTTTGGTGAGAAGGCTTCGAATTTGATGTCAGGTTGCTGCGTGGTGGTGCTTAATGAAG GAAACCAAATAACAGATAATATTGTGGCAGATGCCTCGACAATTGCCATTGTTTGCTGGAAAGGCAAGACGAATGTGAGCATCCTAGTCTCGCCATTGGATGCTAAAGAACTACTGGAAAGGCTAGCTGTGCGTTTTGGAAGTGAAAGAGGCACATTGTTGGAAGAAAATGAGACCAATTCCGAGATTGATACAATAAAAAACTCTGAGGATGCTGAATCTACTGACGACTTTGAGATGGCTGATCAGGAAGGTTTGTGA